A genome region from Sphingobacteriaceae bacterium GW460-11-11-14-LB5 includes the following:
- a CDS encoding siroheme synthase: protein MQVLPNQPNNAESFSEEEKGNQLFPVFVKLNKLRTLLIGAGNIGLEKLTAIVNNSQQATITIVAELISPEVYALIANYPLIKVKQKSFDVDDLNDIDIVFAATNNNILNEEIRKVTHERGLLINVADKPELCDFYLGSIVQKGDLKIAISTNGKSPTIAKRLKQILNEGLPAELDETLQNMSALRQTLNGDFSAKVKKLNKVTQSLINPKKSFAERNIKWLIWVASVLLIGAIGFSLWNTEPEFQAFLINIDPLFYWFLGAGFVFALIDGAIGMSYGVTTASFSLAMGLPPASASMAIHISEVMSNGIAGWMHYRMGNVNWKLFKILIIPAIIGAVLGAYILSSLEHYSAYVKPVVAVYTLVLGAIILMKAFNIKRKKAQDKIKKIGLLGFVGGFIDAAFGGGWGSIVLSSLIAGGRHPLFSLGTVKISRFFIATLSSLTFFTMLGGKHWEAVLGLIIGSAIASPIAAKVSNKISAKTIMVAVGIIVMIVSLRSVIMFILKLI from the coding sequence ATGCAAGTATTGCCTAACCAACCTAATAATGCAGAATCTTTTTCGGAAGAAGAAAAAGGTAACCAGCTCTTTCCGGTTTTTGTAAAGCTGAACAAGCTGCGTACATTATTAATTGGTGCAGGAAATATTGGGCTGGAGAAGTTAACAGCGATTGTAAATAACAGTCAGCAGGCAACCATCACCATTGTTGCAGAATTAATATCGCCAGAAGTTTATGCCCTTATCGCCAATTATCCGCTGATAAAGGTGAAGCAAAAAAGTTTCGACGTAGATGATCTGAACGATATTGATATCGTTTTTGCGGCAACCAATAACAATATTTTAAATGAAGAGATCAGAAAGGTGACGCACGAGCGTGGCCTGTTGATCAATGTGGCAGATAAGCCAGAACTGTGCGATTTCTATTTGGGATCAATCGTTCAAAAAGGCGATTTAAAAATTGCCATTTCCACAAATGGAAAATCACCAACCATAGCCAAACGTTTAAAGCAGATTTTAAATGAAGGTTTGCCAGCTGAGCTTGATGAAACACTGCAGAATATGAGTGCTTTGCGTCAAACTTTAAATGGCGATTTTTCGGCAAAGGTTAAAAAACTCAATAAGGTTACCCAAAGTTTAATTAACCCTAAAAAAAGTTTTGCCGAACGGAACATTAAATGGTTAATCTGGGTGGCATCCGTTCTACTCATTGGTGCTATCGGCTTTTCTTTGTGGAATACGGAACCAGAATTTCAAGCATTTTTAATTAATATCGATCCATTATTCTATTGGTTTTTAGGTGCTGGATTTGTATTTGCCTTAATTGATGGCGCAATTGGAATGTCGTACGGTGTTACCACAGCATCTTTTTCGTTAGCGATGGGTTTACCACCGGCATCGGCAAGTATGGCCATTCACATTTCTGAAGTAATGAGTAATGGTATTGCAGGCTGGATGCACTACCGTATGGGTAACGTAAACTGGAAACTATTCAAAATTTTAATTATCCCTGCCATTATCGGGGCAGTTTTAGGGGCTTATATTCTGTCGTCATTAGAACATTACAGTGCTTACGTTAAACCGGTTGTTGCTGTTTATACCTTAGTTTTAGGGGCAATTATTTTAATGAAAGCCTTTAATATTAAAAGAAAAAAAGCACAGGATAAAATTAAGAAAATTGGCTTGTTAGGCTTTGTAGGCGGTTTTATCGATGCGGCCTTTGGTGGTGGCTGGGGTTCAATCGTATTGTCGAGTTTAATTGCAGGCGGCAGGCACCCATTATTTTCATTGGGTACGGTAAAAATAAGCCGCTTTTTTATTGCCACGCTGAGTTCGCTTACCTTTTTTACCATGTTAGGTGGCAAACACTGGGAAGCTGTTTTGGGCTTGATTATTGGTAGCGCAATTGCATCGCCAATCGCCGCAAAAGTATCGAACAAAATTTCGGCAAAAACGATTATGGTTGCTGTAGGGATTATTGTGATGATTGTAAGCTTGCGCAGTGTGATTATGTTTATTTTAAAATTAATTTAG
- a CDS encoding phosphoadenosine phosphosulfate reductase: MENLEEIKAELAGLSTIDKLKFLAAKYADRIIFSTSFGWEDQAITHLIFANNIPIKVFTLETGRLFPETYYVWNRTLEIYNKPIYAYYPQNELLQDMVNTKGPSSFYESVENRKECCYIRKIEPLKRALKGNEIWVTGIRADQSANREDMHDLEWDEGNQLVKFHPIFDWTLDDVKAYIKENNIVYNTLHDKGFPSIGCAPCTRAVQPGEDFRAGRWWWEDQSKKECGLHAT; the protein is encoded by the coding sequence ATGGAGAACCTAGAGGAGATCAAAGCAGAACTGGCAGGTTTAAGTACAATTGATAAACTGAAATTTTTGGCAGCTAAATATGCCGACCGTATTATATTTTCGACCAGTTTTGGTTGGGAAGATCAGGCGATTACACATTTAATTTTTGCCAATAATATTCCGATTAAGGTTTTTACTTTAGAAACCGGACGTTTGTTCCCGGAAACGTATTACGTTTGGAACCGAACCTTAGAAATTTATAATAAACCCATTTATGCCTATTATCCGCAAAACGAGCTGTTGCAGGATATGGTAAATACAAAAGGCCCGAGTAGTTTTTACGAATCGGTAGAAAACAGAAAAGAATGCTGTTATATCCGTAAAATCGAACCTTTAAAAAGAGCATTAAAAGGTAATGAAATCTGGGTAACCGGAATCAGGGCCGATCAAAGTGCCAATCGTGAAGATATGCACGATTTAGAATGGGACGAAGGAAACCAACTGGTTAAATTTCATCCTATCTTCGATTGGACTTTAGATGATGTGAAAGCCTACATTAAAGAAAACAACATTGTTTACAATACCCTGCATGATAAAGGTTTCCCTAGTATCGGTTGTGCCCCATGTACCAGAGCAGTACAGCCAGGCGAAGATTTTAGGGCCGGAAGATGGTGGTGGGAAGACCAGAGTAAAAAAGAATGCGGTTTGCACGCTACTTAA
- a CDS encoding sulfate adenylyltransferase small subunit, producing MSTYNFDYLDELEAEAIHILREVAGQFEKPALLFSGGKDSITLVRLAEKAFRPGKFPFPLVHIDTGHNFEETITYRDQMVERIGEKLIIGSVQESIDQGKVVEQTGKNASRNALQTVTLLDTIAKYQFDACIGGARRDEEKARAKERIFSVRDEFGQWDPKRQRPELWNIYNGKIHKGENIRVFPISNWTELDVWNYIRREKIDLPSIYFSHERDCITRNGQLMAASPFLNMDDEDVVERKQVRFRTVGDMSCTAAVESDATLIDDIISEISASKISERGARMDDKVSEAAMEDRKKGGYF from the coding sequence ATGAGTACATATAATTTCGATTATTTAGATGAACTAGAGGCCGAAGCCATTCACATTTTACGTGAAGTAGCGGGTCAGTTTGAAAAGCCAGCCTTATTATTTTCGGGTGGAAAAGATTCAATTACTTTGGTTCGTTTGGCAGAAAAAGCTTTCCGTCCGGGGAAATTTCCTTTTCCTTTAGTCCATATTGATACAGGCCATAATTTTGAAGAAACCATTACTTACCGCGATCAGATGGTAGAGCGGATTGGTGAAAAATTAATCATCGGATCTGTGCAGGAATCAATAGATCAGGGTAAAGTGGTAGAGCAAACTGGTAAAAATGCCAGTAGAAATGCTTTGCAGACGGTAACCTTACTCGATACCATCGCGAAATACCAGTTCGATGCCTGCATCGGTGGTGCACGCAGAGATGAGGAAAAAGCAAGGGCAAAAGAACGTATTTTCTCTGTTCGTGATGAATTTGGCCAATGGGATCCAAAACGTCAGCGTCCTGAACTTTGGAACATTTACAACGGTAAAATCCACAAAGGAGAAAACATCCGAGTATTCCCGATCAGTAACTGGACAGAATTAGATGTTTGGAATTATATCCGCAGAGAGAAAATAGATTTGCCAAGTATTTATTTCTCACACGAACGCGATTGTATCACCAGAAACGGACAGTTGATGGCCGCTTCGCCATTTTTAAATATGGATGATGAAGATGTGGTAGAACGCAAACAGGTTCGTTTCCGTACCGTGGGCGATATGTCTTGTACCGCTGCAGTAGAATCGGATGCCACTTTGATTGATGATATTATTTCTGAAATCAGCGCTTCTAAAATTTCAGAGCGTGGTGCCCGTATGGATGATAAAGTTTCTGAAGCCGCAATGGAAGACAGAAAAAAAGGGGGATATTTTTAG
- a CDS encoding sulfate adenylyltransferase, translating into MNILKFFTAGSVDDGKSTLIGRLLYDTDSILADQLEALQSSNRKNDDGTIDLAILTDGLRAEREQGITIDVAYKYFQTEKRKFIIADTPGHIQYTRNMVTGASTANLAIILIDARNGVVEQTIRHSYIVSLLGIKHVVVCINKMDMVDYSETVYSAIIEKYKVLAQQLKLADVTYIPVSALKGDNIVQNSGNMDWYEGESLLHFLEKVDTDNLDKSQLARMPVQWVVRPQTEELHDYRGYAGRVLSGTFNLNDKVTVLPSGASSTVEKIEFFDQTPDAAHAGQSVIIHLKDDVDISRGDTIVNASALPQESKLIEADLCWMDGRALDTSIMYNIQHNSKITRCKISEILHKVDINTLEKHAADEFKLNDIGRVIIKTADALAFDLYDDNRANGSAILVDTRTNLTVGALMFRAAVE; encoded by the coding sequence GTGAACATATTAAAATTTTTCACAGCAGGCAGTGTAGATGATGGTAAAAGTACCTTAATCGGCCGTTTGTTATACGATACAGATTCTATTTTGGCCGATCAGTTAGAAGCTTTACAGAGCTCTAACCGCAAAAATGATGACGGCACAATAGATTTAGCCATTTTAACCGATGGTTTAAGGGCAGAGCGCGAGCAGGGCATTACCATTGATGTAGCCTATAAGTACTTTCAGACCGAAAAACGCAAATTTATTATTGCCGATACTCCTGGTCATATTCAATATACAAGAAACATGGTTACAGGCGCTTCTACAGCCAACCTCGCCATTATCTTAATCGATGCCCGTAACGGCGTGGTAGAACAAACCATCCGTCACTCCTATATTGTTTCCCTATTGGGTATTAAACATGTAGTGGTTTGTATCAACAAAATGGATATGGTTGATTATAGCGAGACCGTTTATAGCGCAATTATAGAAAAGTACAAGGTTTTGGCACAGCAGTTAAAGCTGGCTGATGTAACCTACATTCCGGTTAGTGCCTTAAAAGGCGATAACATCGTGCAAAATTCAGGTAATATGGATTGGTATGAAGGAGAGAGTTTGTTACACTTCTTAGAAAAAGTTGATACCGATAACTTAGATAAATCGCAATTGGCCCGTATGCCTGTACAGTGGGTGGTGCGTCCGCAAACTGAAGAATTACACGATTACCGCGGTTATGCAGGTAGGGTATTAAGCGGAACCTTTAACTTAAATGACAAGGTTACGGTATTGCCTAGTGGTGCGAGCTCTACAGTGGAGAAGATTGAATTTTTTGATCAAACCCCAGATGCCGCTCATGCTGGCCAATCGGTAATTATCCACCTAAAAGATGATGTAGACATTAGCCGTGGCGATACCATTGTAAATGCTTCGGCTTTACCACAGGAATCGAAGCTGATTGAAGCAGATCTTTGCTGGATGGATGGCCGTGCATTAGATACCTCTATCATGTACAATATTCAGCATAACAGTAAAATTACCCGCTGTAAAATCAGTGAAATTTTGCATAAGGTTGATATCAATACCCTTGAAAAACATGCTGCTGATGAATTTAAATTGAATGATATTGGTCGTGTGATTATTAAAACTGCTGATGCTTTGGCCTTCGATTTATATGATGATAACCGGGCAAATGGTTCAGCCATTTTGGTAGATACGCGTACGAACTTAACCGTTGGTGCTTTAATGTTCAGGGCAGCAGTAGAGTAG
- a CDS encoding uroporphyrinogen-III C-methyltransferase: MILNKVEKANIEPRITLIGAGPGDPDLFSLKGVKALKTADVVLYDANVNEALLCHAPDGIPKVYVGKRSDDESFSQDAVNKLIVDYALNYGHVVRLKSGDPFFFAKGYEEIDAAESYSIPTEIIPGISSATGAPSLQKIPMIYKDLSESFWAVTGTNSKGEISEDLYIAAKTKATIVVLNGIEKVKEIAAIFQAENKNLLPVAVIQNGSTSEEKIAVGIVDTIAEIVEDKRITAPALLVFGDVVSLHPQFQPIRDFYEIIAEEY, translated from the coding sequence ATGATTTTGAATAAAGTAGAAAAAGCGAACATTGAACCAAGAATTACTTTAATAGGTGCAGGTCCTGGCGATCCGGATTTATTTAGTTTAAAAGGTGTTAAAGCATTAAAAACAGCTGATGTTGTTTTGTATGATGCAAATGTGAACGAAGCTTTATTATGTCATGCACCAGATGGTATTCCAAAAGTTTACGTGGGTAAACGTTCAGATGATGAATCGTTTTCGCAGGATGCAGTTAACAAACTGATTGTTGATTATGCTTTAAACTACGGTCACGTGGTACGTTTAAAAAGCGGCGATCCGTTTTTCTTCGCCAAAGGATACGAAGAAATAGATGCTGCAGAATCGTACAGTATCCCTACTGAAATTATTCCGGGTATTTCGAGTGCAACGGGTGCGCCAAGTTTGCAAAAGATCCCAATGATTTATAAAGATTTGAGCGAAAGTTTTTGGGCAGTAACCGGAACAAACTCAAAAGGAGAAATTTCTGAAGATTTATATATCGCAGCAAAAACCAAAGCGACTATTGTGGTATTAAACGGAATTGAAAAAGTAAAAGAAATTGCAGCCATATTCCAGGCAGAAAATAAAAATCTTTTGCCAGTAGCAGTCATTCAAAATGGTTCTACCTCAGAAGAAAAAATTGCAGTTGGCATTGTTGATACCATTGCTGAGATTGTTGAAGATAAAAGAATAACCGCACCAGCTTTATTGGTTTTTGGAGATGTAGTTTCCTTACACCCGCAATTTCAGCCGATCCGCGATTTCTACGAAATTATCGCCGAAGAATATTAA
- a CDS encoding glycogen synthase, whose protein sequence is MEIIHISAECYPAAKVGGLADVVGALPKYQNKLGHIAKVVIPAYDTKFIRESEFEVTYDAWANYGNNHFQYRILKEKTNKLGFDLYIVHIQGLTDRPGVYGYHDDTERFVAFQIATLDWIVQWEHRPDVIHCHDHHTGLIPFMVSNCVKYKPISGIPTVLTIHNAQYQGQFGWDKLYYIPAFDLWKGGLLGWEDAINPLASAIKCAWRVTTVSPSYLDEMMNNARGLESLLRQERWKSLGILNGIDSEVWNPETDPMLSKGYNLKTVEAGKLANKTALCDVFQLDASKPLFTFIGRLVDEKGADLLPDIFYTALQQHGDNINVLVLGSGDNWVEGRLNQLKDIFTGKYNAYIGYNEQVSHEMYAGADFLIMPSRVEPCGLNQLYALRYGTVPIVRRIGGLKDTVIDIGDKGFGICHDQTSIWDVTHAINRAVELYNDKKAFKAVRKTMMKIDHSWDKAALNYIELYQILK, encoded by the coding sequence ATGGAAATTATACATATAAGTGCTGAGTGTTACCCTGCAGCAAAAGTTGGAGGTTTAGCCGATGTAGTAGGAGCCTTACCAAAGTACCAAAATAAATTAGGCCACATTGCCAAGGTGGTAATACCAGCTTACGATACAAAATTTATCCGTGAAAGTGAATTTGAAGTGACTTATGATGCCTGGGCAAATTACGGAAACAATCATTTTCAATACCGCATATTAAAAGAAAAAACCAATAAACTTGGTTTCGATTTATACATTGTTCATATCCAGGGTTTAACGGATCGCCCGGGCGTATATGGATATCACGATGATACAGAAAGATTTGTCGCTTTCCAGATTGCCACACTCGATTGGATTGTACAATGGGAACATCGTCCGGATGTCATTCATTGTCACGATCACCATACAGGTTTAATTCCTTTTATGGTTTCAAATTGCGTAAAATATAAGCCAATAAGTGGCATTCCGACAGTTTTAACCATTCACAATGCACAATATCAGGGTCAGTTTGGCTGGGATAAATTATACTATATACCAGCATTCGATTTATGGAAAGGTGGTTTACTGGGCTGGGAAGATGCCATTAACCCTTTAGCATCGGCCATTAAATGTGCCTGGAGGGTAACCACCGTATCGCCAAGTTACCTGGATGAGATGATGAACAATGCACGTGGATTGGAAAGTTTGTTAAGGCAGGAGCGATGGAAATCATTAGGAATATTAAATGGAATCGATAGCGAGGTTTGGAATCCGGAAACCGATCCGATGCTGAGTAAAGGTTATAATTTAAAAACAGTTGAAGCAGGCAAACTGGCAAACAAAACAGCACTCTGTGATGTTTTTCAATTGGATGCGTCTAAACCCCTGTTTACTTTTATCGGCAGGTTAGTTGATGAAAAAGGAGCCGATTTATTGCCCGATATTTTTTATACCGCTTTACAACAACATGGTGATAACATCAATGTTCTGGTGTTGGGATCAGGAGACAATTGGGTGGAAGGCCGGTTAAATCAATTGAAAGATATTTTTACAGGTAAATACAATGCTTATATTGGCTACAACGAACAGGTTTCGCACGAGATGTATGCTGGAGCAGATTTTCTGATTATGCCATCACGGGTTGAACCTTGTGGTTTAAATCAGCTTTATGCATTAAGGTATGGAACGGTTCCTATTGTGCGCCGTATTGGAGGATTGAAAGATACAGTCATTGATATAGGCGATAAGGGCTTTGGGATTTGCCACGATCAAACCAGTATTTGGGATGTTACCCACGCCATTAACCGTGCTGTTGAATTATATAATGATAAAAAAGCTTTTAAAGCAGTTAGAAAAACAATGATGAAAATAGACCATTCGTGGGATAAGGCAGCATTGAATTATATTGAATTATATCAAATATTAAAATAA
- a CDS encoding glucose-1-phosphate adenylyltransferase: protein MTDKVLGVILGGGQGSRLSPLTQTRSKPAVPIAGKYRLVDIPISNCLNSGIHRMFVLTQFNSASLNKHIKNTYHFSHFSTAFVDILAAEQTVQNSGWFQGTADAVRQCMHHIVSHEFDYILILSGDQLYQMDFKDMIEKHIEANAEITIATIPVTAKDATDFGILKADDENMITSFIEKPKTGLEDWISDTGEEMQGEGRNFLASMGIYVFNREYLINILNENEEEKDFGKEILPRAISQSRVLSYQYEGYWTDIGNISSFFEANLGLTDEIPKFNMFDSNHAIFTRARMLPPSKISGTTLDKTIIAEGCIIQASKVEHAVLGIRSRIGKDTVITNAYIMGSDRYQTLEEIQDETSKGHSLIGIGDRCHINNAIIDKNCRIGNDVKINGGDHLEDGDFELYAVKDGIVVIKKGAVVPSGTVI, encoded by the coding sequence ATGACCGACAAAGTTTTAGGCGTTATCCTTGGCGGTGGCCAGGGCTCTAGATTATCGCCACTAACACAAACACGTTCTAAACCGGCAGTTCCGATTGCTGGTAAATACAGATTGGTAGACATCCCGATTTCAAACTGCCTGAATTCTGGTATTCATCGAATGTTTGTGTTAACCCAGTTTAATTCAGCATCCCTAAACAAACACATTAAAAACACGTATCACTTTAGCCATTTTAGTACGGCCTTTGTTGATATTTTGGCGGCTGAACAAACTGTACAAAACTCAGGTTGGTTTCAGGGTACAGCAGATGCAGTCCGTCAGTGTATGCATCACATTGTTTCGCACGAGTTCGATTACATCTTAATCTTATCGGGCGATCAGTTGTATCAGATGGACTTTAAAGATATGATCGAAAAACATATCGAAGCCAATGCAGAAATTACTATTGCAACTATTCCGGTGACGGCAAAAGATGCAACTGATTTTGGTATTTTAAAGGCTGATGATGAAAACATGATCACTTCTTTTATCGAAAAACCTAAAACGGGTTTAGAAGATTGGATTTCGGATACCGGTGAAGAAATGCAGGGCGAGGGACGTAATTTCTTAGCTTCGATGGGTATTTACGTATTCAACCGCGAGTACCTGATCAATATCTTAAATGAGAACGAAGAGGAGAAAGATTTTGGTAAAGAAATTTTGCCTAGAGCAATTTCTCAGAGCAGGGTTTTAAGCTATCAGTACGAAGGTTACTGGACTGATATTGGAAATATTTCATCTTTCTTTGAGGCCAATTTAGGCTTAACGGATGAAATTCCTAAATTTAATATGTTCGATAGTAACCATGCTATTTTTACAAGAGCGAGGATGTTACCGCCATCGAAAATTTCGGGTACCACTTTGGATAAAACCATTATTGCCGAGGGCTGTATTATTCAGGCCAGTAAAGTAGAACATGCGGTTTTAGGGATCAGATCAAGAATTGGAAAAGATACCGTAATTACCAATGCCTACATAATGGGTAGCGATCGGTACCAAACACTGGAAGAAATTCAGGATGAAACCAGTAAAGGGCATTCATTAATCGGTATCGGAGACCGCTGTCATATTAACAACGCGATTATCGATAAAAACTGTCGCATCGGGAACGATGTAAAAATTAATGGCGGCGACCATTTAGAAGATGGCGACTTCGAACTTTATGCCGTTAAAGATGGCATAGTGGTCATTAAAAAAGGAGCAGTAGTGCCTAGCGGTACTGTGATTTAA
- a CDS encoding glycosyl hydrolase encodes MAEKHLYQTGIIGNCAFIAHVNKNTDISWLCWPRFDSPFVFGSLLDEKKGGEFSILPQGEFTSHQYYIENTNVLRTEITAEDGKYRITDFAPRFHLYDRYFKPLMFIRKIEPLEGSPRITIKCKPVCDYGKGKMKSSRGSNHIDYLGCDENIRLSTNVSLTYIFDEKAFVLNEAKYLIMTYGQNLEAPVVSTAENFLRETIAYWRLWIKHSSIAGFYQPFVIRSALVLKIHQYEDTGAIIAASTTSLPESPGSTRNWDYRYCWLRDSHYVLTSLNHIGHFEEMERYFNYLSDISHAEDIRYQPLYGIAGEREITERTLDHLTGYKGEQPIRVGNQAYEHIQNDIYGQVLISMLPLYTDHRFVFSERSDSVRWIESVLSKIERTIDEKDAGIWEFRNIANVHCYSNLFQWAGAQAALKMAKTIGNDDFEKRAQVLIDKAAAHIEACYDPERKVYTNAVGSPHLDASTLQLIMMNYLDPASDRAKDHLIALEKELKTEDGLFYRYLHADDFGKPKTTFLICAFWYVEALACVGRTDEAIKEFENIIKYCNHLLLFSEDVDAKTGSQWGNFPQAYSHVGLMNAAYRIAIKLDRPIFL; translated from the coding sequence ATGGCCGAAAAGCATCTTTATCAAACCGGAATTATAGGAAATTGCGCTTTCATTGCACACGTAAATAAAAACACCGATATATCCTGGCTTTGCTGGCCCCGCTTCGATAGCCCTTTTGTATTTGGCAGTTTATTGGATGAGAAAAAGGGAGGTGAATTTTCAATCTTGCCACAAGGCGAATTCACTTCTCATCAATATTATATCGAGAACACCAATGTGTTAAGAACAGAGATTACTGCCGAAGATGGAAAATACCGGATTACAGATTTTGCACCCCGTTTTCATCTATACGATCGTTATTTTAAACCGCTCATGTTCATCAGAAAAATCGAACCTTTGGAAGGGAGCCCGCGCATTACCATCAAGTGCAAGCCTGTGTGCGATTATGGAAAAGGTAAAATGAAATCGAGCAGGGGCAGTAATCACATTGATTATCTGGGTTGTGACGAAAATATCCGTTTAAGTACGAATGTATCGCTTACCTATATTTTTGACGAGAAAGCATTTGTACTGAATGAGGCTAAATATCTCATCATGACGTATGGCCAAAATCTGGAAGCTCCTGTAGTAAGTACTGCTGAAAATTTTTTGCGTGAAACGATAGCTTATTGGCGGTTATGGATTAAACATTCGTCCATTGCAGGTTTTTACCAGCCTTTTGTTATCCGTTCGGCCCTGGTGCTTAAAATCCACCAATATGAAGACACTGGCGCAATTATAGCTGCAAGTACAACCAGTTTACCAGAATCACCGGGTAGTACCCGAAACTGGGATTACCGGTATTGCTGGCTGCGCGATTCTCACTATGTATTAACTTCGTTAAACCATATTGGCCATTTTGAAGAAATGGAGCGGTATTTTAATTACCTGTCTGATATTTCGCACGCGGAGGATATACGTTACCAACCCCTGTATGGCATTGCGGGTGAAAGGGAAATTACCGAACGTACATTAGACCATTTGACAGGATACAAGGGCGAACAGCCCATTAGGGTAGGGAACCAGGCCTATGAACATATTCAGAATGATATTTATGGTCAGGTTTTAATTTCGATGTTACCACTCTATACCGACCACCGTTTTGTTTTTTCAGAACGTAGCGATTCGGTAAGGTGGATTGAAAGTGTGCTTTCTAAAATTGAACGGACAATTGATGAAAAGGATGCCGGAATCTGGGAATTCAGAAATATTGCCAATGTACATTGTTACAGTAATTTATTTCAATGGGCAGGCGCACAGGCTGCTTTAAAAATGGCCAAAACAATTGGTAATGATGATTTTGAGAAACGCGCGCAGGTTTTAATTGATAAAGCTGCTGCACACATAGAAGCCTGTTACGATCCGGAACGAAAAGTGTATACCAACGCTGTAGGAAGCCCGCATTTAGATGCCAGCACCTTACAATTGATCATGATGAATTATTTGGATCCTGCATCAGACCGGGCAAAGGATCATTTAATAGCTTTAGAAAAAGAACTGAAAACGGAAGATGGACTATTTTACCGTTATTTACATGCTGATGATTTTGGTAAACCAAAAACCACATTTTTAATTTGTGCCTTTTGGTATGTGGAAGCTTTGGCATGCGTTGGCCGAACCGATGAAGCGATAAAAGAATTCGAAAACATTATTAAATATTGTAACCACCTTCTTTTATTCAGTGAGGATGTTGATGCTAAAACGGGTAGCCAGTGGGGTAATTTCCCGCAAGCTTATAGCCATGTGGGATTAATGAATGCGGCTTATCGCATTGCAATTAAACTGGATAGGCCGATATTTTTGTAA